GAAAGTCTTTTATTTGCAACTTACCATGCTAAGGATCCTAATCAGGAGCACAAGTTAAATAAAGTGAATAAACTAAGGGAACAAATAGTGGATTTAGTAGTAGAATTAAGAGAAGAAGATAGAAAAGAAGCTCGTACTGTCTTTTTCGATACACTATTTCGAAGCCTACAACAATTTCTATATGCATTACAACTATCGAATAATATAGACGAATTAATTGACTATCTTACTGAAGAGATTCATGTAGTATATGGAAGCTTAGACTTTTATACTACTTTATTGTAAATGTATCTATTATACTACTTCCATAGAACAAATGTATTAATATTGCTCTTTGGGTGATATGAATAAAGCAGAATATTATTTAGATTGTATCCAAGATGAATCAGTAGCAATTTCCTTAATGATCGCTGTTTTTGTCAACATGGTAATCAGTTACACATTCCTGATTTCAAAACTGAACTTTTGGAGGTTAATATAGAGTTCGCCTTTCTTGTATAAATCAAAATCTATTTGCTGCAAATTAACATGTTAATTCGTCTTGATATTAAGTGTTAAATATTTTATAATATTCTTAAAGGAGATGCATAATATGCCAAATATTAAACCGATTTCAGACTTAAGAAATTATACGGAAGTGCTTAACGAAGTTAATGAAGGTAGTCCAGTTTATCTAACAAGAAATGGCAGAGGAGAATATGCAATAGTTAAAATAGCGGAATTAGAAAAGCTAAGGTCTACAATTAGATTGTTGGCCAAAATAGAAGAAGGAGAGAAGTCAGCTAGGGAGAAAGGATGGCTTGCAGCAGATGATGTTGAAGCGATGCTAGGATTATAAATATGTTAAATATTGAGTATTCCCCACAAGCCTTAGAGGATTTACAGAATCTTAAGGTGCATTTAATAACTAATTGGGGAGAAGATATCGCAAATAAAATTATAAGAAAGATTACATCAGATATAAGAAGGCTAGAGTTATATCCCTTATCAGGCGTTGAACTTGGAAAAATTATTGATGTAACAACTGATTATCGATATTTATTTTCAGAAAAGAATTATGTATTCTATCGTTTAGAATTTAATAAGGTTTTGATTCTAAGAATTTTAAGTGAGAAGCAGGATTATTTGAAAAAATTATTTGAGTAAACAAGGTCAACCGATAAAAAAATGGTTGACCTTGTTATTTTTCTTTGTCCTTAAAATCCCTATATATATTTCTTATCTGCTTAAATTTAAACTTTATTCCATTGACTTCCCTTTTTTGAATAGAATATGAAATTATGTTAATTATTATTGAAATAATTCCTATTGTAACGACAAATTTCATTAATATCACACTCCCTTTCTTTACATATAGGTAGTATGACCCAATGTTCTTCTAGTAAGTCAGATGAATAAACTAACATAATAGGTTAATAATACCTAGTATGGGAGGGATTAGTATGAGGTTGCCTATGCATGTAGGTGTAATTCCCGATGGAAATAGACGTTGGGCAGTGAATAATGGGATGACAAAAGAAAAGGGATATGATAAAGGCCTTAGTCCTGGCTTAGAGCTCTTTAAACTATGTGAAAAGTACAAAATAAAGGAGTTAACATTCTATGGCTTTACCGCTGATAACACGAAAAGGCCAAAGCTCCAGAGGTTGACTTTTACCAAGGCTTGTGTTGATGCAGTTGAAATGCTGTCTAAGGAAAATGCTGATCTCTTAGTAATTGGTAATTATGAATCTGATATGTTCCCAAAGAAGCTTCTACCCTATATACAGAGGAAGAGATTTGGAACAGGAGGTATGAAGGTTAATTTTTTAGTAAATTATGACTGGAAATGGGATCTATCAGATATGACAAAAGGTATTAAATCCAATGATATATCAAGGGTTGATCTTATTATCAGATGGGGTGGACGTAGAAGATTAAGTGGTTTTCTACCTTTACAATCAGTTTACTCAGATTTTTATATTGTAGACGATTACTGGCCTGATTTCAAAACTGAACATTTTGAAGAGGCTCTTTTATGGTATCAGAAACAGGACATAACCCTTGGGGGCTAATTATAAATTTCCAAAATATTGCAAAATATTACATCTTATGCTACGATAAAGTCAGTGTGTTTGTGAACTTGAAAATATGTGGGACAGAAAGGAAGATGTAAATGTTTTGTACTAAAAGTAAGAAAGCCAAATCAAAATTAGGTGTAATTGCCTTAACTTTGGCGGTAATATTATCACTAAATTTCTTCTCTAAAGGCTATATTACATATGCTACATCACCAGAGCTTAGTGTAAAACTAGCAGCCAAAGAAACTATAGATAATATAACTAAAGATTATCATACAATTGAATCTCTTTTATTTGGTAATATAGACTGGTATAAAAGTCATTATATAAATATGAGTCTATCAATAGAGGATGCTAGTCATACAGATGAATTAGTTAGTCAGGATTTACATCTCTTAAAAGGAATGGGTATAGATATAGCATCTGTCTTTGACGATGCTAAGAAGGAGTTAATATTCAATGGGAAATATCAAATAGGTGGGGAAGACTTAATTTCTCTTATGCTTAAATTAGATGATGAGGAATTACAGATAACTATTCCAGAATTATTTGAAAAGGTTTTAAGCGTTCCATCTAAAAACTACGGTGAAGAGTGGAATAAATCAATTTATGGACAAGAAATTGGTGAGATAGATAATAACCTAGACTTATCTATAACTAATTTGCAAAAAAACAGCAAGGAAATAGATGATGAAACTAAAAATGCATATATGAATGCACTAAATTTGATATTTAAAGGTGCAAAGTATGAAACAGCAGGAACTACAACTCTGAAGATTGGCAACGATCATAAGGAAGCAAATATAACACTAATAACTCTTGAGGAAAAAAACGTAAAAGATGGAGTTATAGCTTTGTATGATGCTGTTAAACTTGATAATAGTATAGACCACTGGACAGACGAAACCATAGAAGCTATGCAAGAATATGTTAGGGAATATTTCAAAATGGATAGTTTGACTATCAATGTATTTACCTACAATGGAAATATAGTAAAGTCAGAAATAGAGATAGTAGCAGACAAAGACAGTGAAGATGGTACATTATTCTGTACTATCGAACTTCTAGGTGAGAAAAGCCTAATGGATGATTTTAGGTTTGAATTAGAAGTTGCTGATGAAAAATTTACATGGGAAACCAAAGGTAATCACACAGGAAACGATAATAAATTTCTTAGCACTACTAAGATAACGATGATATCTCCTGAAGGAGAAGAATTTATAGGTGAATTTTCAACAGAAATAGATTTACAAAAGAAAAATGATAACTTCAAAGCTAATATTAATTTTAAGGTAGATGGAGAAGAAATGAATCTAGTGACTCTAGGTGATTATAATTTATTTGGGGATTCTCTAGAGTTTAAATCAAATGATATTAATTTTACATTTAGAGATTACAATGATAGCATTCTTAAGATGACATTTAAAACGAACCTAAAGACTGGTACAGATATTACGAATAAACAAGATTTTAGAAATTATGATAAGGTGGAGTTATTCAAAATGGATGAATCCCAACTTGATGAATTTATATACTTAATAGAAGAAAATGCTTACACTCTTGGAGAAAAATTTACGGAACACTTAGGGTATTAATCGGAAATGGTGCAGCAAGACTCAGAACAGTCTTGCTGTATTTTTATTGTCATCAATTGACATTGGTTTCTCGACGTTATATATTACTATAAAAGGGTATTTATGTATTATGAGAACAAAATTGGTGACTTGGTTAAGCTTTAAGAGGGGGAATACAGATGAATCAAAAATTTTTAGCAATTGTACTAGCCCTAGTTATGATACTAGGAACAGTTAATGTTGCAACAGCAGCTACGGGAAATGAAAAGGTTGATTGGTTAATAGAAAAAGGTCTTGTAACTGGAGATTCAGGTGGATATAGACTTAATGACAGGATAAAAAGATCAGAAGTAGCAGCCATGGTAGTAAGGGCATTAGGGGAAGAAGATATAGCAAATACACTAAAGGGAATTAAAAGCAAGTTTCCTGATATGAATTTAAGTGACGTACTTTGGGCTAGAGGATATGTAAACTATGTAGCTAGCAACAATTATGTAAATGGATATCCGGATGGTTCTTTTGGTCCTAGTAGAGATATTACTTATGCAGAGGTTATTAAGGTATTGGTAATGATCAATGGAGATGCTCCTGAATTGACAGGTTTTGATGGTAGCTATTGGGCTATACCATATATTACAAAGGCAAATGAAGTAGGAATTACTGAAGGGGTCACTATACCTAATAACGACTATAAAACACCTGCGACTAGAGAGAAGGTATTTGAGCTAGTATACAACACCATTATGTTGTTAGAAAGCGCTGGGCAGGAAGTATATAAGGGTATTGTAACTGAGAATTCCAGAGTTAGTAAATTAGAAAAAAATGAAATAAAACTTGTTGTATTCTCAAAGGGAGACAATTCTCCAAAAGCAACATTAAGATATGATAAGGATAATGAAATAAAGATTAAACTGACAGAAGAATATGATTCAGAAGCTTTACTAGGTAAGGTTGTAGATATAGCCATTGATAAGGATAATAATGCTGTGAAGATAACAATAGACCATAGTTATTCATATATAAATGGACTTATGGCTGCAGGTGAAGATGAGATTCGTTTGGAAAACAATGACACCTATGAAGTTTATCTTGAAAATAGATATCCTAATTCTATAGACAGGGTATTTGGTGTGTACCATAATGATCAAGCATTTGCTTATGATGATTATGTAGAGAAGTTAGATGCATATGATGGCACTGGTGACGGTTTATTCATACCAGAACATGGAAGGGTTACAGTAAAGGGTAATAGAACTTACTTTATTGATTCCTTTACCTTTGATGATATTGCCCCAGTGGCTGAAGTTGAGAAATCTGGAGAAGAAGTATATGTATATGATGATTTGGTTTCAGCAGATTTGGCAGAATACAATCTTGAAACAATAATTAATTATACTAAAGATGGATATTCAACATCAGTTTTAAAGAGTATCGAAGCAGGAGATGTGATACATGTATATGATAGCAACAAGGCAATAGTAAGACAGGATGCAGAACTTTCCGGTAAATATGGAAGAATCCTAGAAGCATATGATGTATATTATGCTGAAATAGGTGGAAGCAGATATCAATTAAGAAATTCTAGCTATAAGAGACCTGTATATTCACTAGATGGAAGTAAGTATTTTACTTTAATGGCTTCAGATGCATCAGAAGCATTGAATGATTTAAAGGGTAAGGACGTAGGATATTTTATTGATGTAAACGGACATGTTCAATTAATTGAAGGACAACTTGAATACAGCGAAGATACTGTAATAATTAATAATATTGGGACAAGAGATATTGAAGTTATAGATTCAACAGGCAGTAAGAAAGTATATAATGTAGATAATTACTCAAGTCTATATATTGCAAATTCTAGTACTAAGAGAAATTTAAATGAATTTGACAAAGGGGATGTAGTATATCTATTTAATGATGGGAATATGGTTAATACATTGATAAAGATGGCTACTACTGACAATATAGATTCTAGTGCAGTAAAAGTGGTAAAGACAAGCAAAGGAGAATTTGATATCAGCTTAAGTAACTCATGGATAAGACTTGAATCAGGGATATATGAATTAAACAATACAACTAATCTATATATAGTTGAGAAGGATGGAAATAAAGTTTCCAATATTGAGTCTGTTACTCTTAAGGGAATTGCAGAAAAGGCTAAGCCTGGCACGGACTTGAAGGCCTATGTCATATCAGAGAAAGACTTTAATAATTTGAATTTAGGAAACAAGAAAAAAACAGGAAGTTCAGGTGTAGTAGCACATACCATAATATTTACTGATTTCGAACTAGATGATTCTTTCCTAAACGTTGAAACAATAGAAATGTCATTTGATTATAAGACAAATAGTGATGTAATCATAGGAAAAAATACAGATGGCAAAGAGATAAAGTATCAAGTTAAGGAATTCTCAAAGGTTCCTTCCTTAAAGGCAAAGGATGTAGTCACTCTTTATATAAATGAAGATGGTGATGTATTAAGCGCTGATATAAGAATACAGGGAACTAACAGAGTATATGATGTAGTAGATGTTGATTACGTATCTTCTAAAATTGAATCGATTACAATAGTAACTGATGCAGGGGAAGAAGAAAAGTTCGTATCAAGAGATTTAATAATATTTGGTGATAAGAGGGTAAGTGTAGGAGATAGAATAGCTTTTGATGTAGATGAAGATGGAGATATTGAAGTTATAGCTATTTATTAGAAGTGATATGGGCAGCCATAAGATGATTTAAGCAATTATTTTAGGGCTGTTTTTTATTTCAGCTAATCCCAATAACCACAATACACTCACATCTAAAGCATCGGCGATTGCTACAAGCTCAATATCTGTAACTGGCCTAGTTTTTGCTTCAATTTTTGATATTGTTGTTTTTTCTAATTCTATACCGCGAACAGCAAGTCTAGCTAATAGATCTGTTTGAGTTGTTTTGGGCTTAGTTTTGTGACGTGCTTGACGCAATCGATCTCCAATTAAATTTTTACAATTCAAATCATTCATATTTATCATAAGTAATCTCCTAAATGCTATTTATAAACTTGATTATAGAGCAAGTTTAATGTTATAATTTGCTTATTTTAGCAAGTTATATCAAAAATTATTGGGAGATATGTAAAAATGGATACCTTAAAATACATAGAAGAATTAAGAAATGAATTAAATACAATTGTTGATGATATAGAAAGATGTGATAGAGATAAGTTGCTGGAAGTTAGTCAAAATTTGGATAGAGTAATACTAGAATATATTGAGGAGATGAATAAAAGAATTTAAAAGCAACAACATGCTTAATATAACTGATATTAAGGTTTATAGTTCAGACCTTTTTAATAAGCTTTATATATAATAAATTTTATATTATCCTGAATGAACATAAAAAAGAATCCCTTTGTCTGATGTGACCCCAATAAGTTAGACTTTGTAGCGTAGTAGTTTTGAACTGCTACGCTATTTTTTATGCAGCCGAAAGACTA
The DNA window shown above is from Tissierella sp. Yu-01 and carries:
- a CDS encoding type II toxin-antitoxin system prevent-host-death family antitoxin, coding for MPNIKPISDLRNYTEVLNEVNEGSPVYLTRNGRGEYAIVKIAELEKLRSTIRLLAKIEEGEKSAREKGWLAADDVEAMLGL
- a CDS encoding type II toxin-antitoxin system RelE/ParE family toxin, with the translated sequence MLNIEYSPQALEDLQNLKVHLITNWGEDIANKIIRKITSDIRRLELYPLSGVELGKIIDVTTDYRYLFSEKNYVFYRLEFNKVLILRILSEKQDYLKKLFE
- a CDS encoding undecaprenyl diphosphate synthase family protein, with protein sequence MRLPMHVGVIPDGNRRWAVNNGMTKEKGYDKGLSPGLELFKLCEKYKIKELTFYGFTADNTKRPKLQRLTFTKACVDAVEMLSKENADLLVIGNYESDMFPKKLLPYIQRKRFGTGGMKVNFLVNYDWKWDLSDMTKGIKSNDISRVDLIIRWGGRRRLSGFLPLQSVYSDFYIVDDYWPDFKTEHFEEALLWYQKQDITLGG
- a CDS encoding S-layer homology domain-containing protein, with the protein product MNQKFLAIVLALVMILGTVNVATAATGNEKVDWLIEKGLVTGDSGGYRLNDRIKRSEVAAMVVRALGEEDIANTLKGIKSKFPDMNLSDVLWARGYVNYVASNNYVNGYPDGSFGPSRDITYAEVIKVLVMINGDAPELTGFDGSYWAIPYITKANEVGITEGVTIPNNDYKTPATREKVFELVYNTIMLLESAGQEVYKGIVTENSRVSKLEKNEIKLVVFSKGDNSPKATLRYDKDNEIKIKLTEEYDSEALLGKVVDIAIDKDNNAVKITIDHSYSYINGLMAAGEDEIRLENNDTYEVYLENRYPNSIDRVFGVYHNDQAFAYDDYVEKLDAYDGTGDGLFIPEHGRVTVKGNRTYFIDSFTFDDIAPVAEVEKSGEEVYVYDDLVSADLAEYNLETIINYTKDGYSTSVLKSIEAGDVIHVYDSNKAIVRQDAELSGKYGRILEAYDVYYAEIGGSRYQLRNSSYKRPVYSLDGSKYFTLMASDASEALNDLKGKDVGYFIDVNGHVQLIEGQLEYSEDTVIINNIGTRDIEVIDSTGSKKVYNVDNYSSLYIANSSTKRNLNEFDKGDVVYLFNDGNMVNTLIKMATTDNIDSSAVKVVKTSKGEFDISLSNSWIRLESGIYELNNTTNLYIVEKDGNKVSNIESVTLKGIAEKAKPGTDLKAYVISEKDFNNLNLGNKKKTGSSGVVAHTIIFTDFELDDSFLNVETIEMSFDYKTNSDVIIGKNTDGKEIKYQVKEFSKVPSLKAKDVVTLYINEDGDVLSADIRIQGTNRVYDVVDVDYVSSKIESITIVTDAGEEEKFVSRDLIIFGDKRVSVGDRIAFDVDEDGDIEVIAIY
- a CDS encoding helix-turn-helix domain-containing protein, giving the protein MINMNDLNCKNLIGDRLRQARHKTKPKTTQTDLLARLAVRGIELEKTTISKIEAKTRPVTDIELVAIADALDVSVLWLLGLAEIKNSPKIIA
- a CDS encoding Spo0E family sporulation regulatory protein-aspartic acid phosphatase, which produces MDTLKYIEELRNELNTIVDDIERCDRDKLLEVSQNLDRVILEYIEEMNKRI